The sequence below is a genomic window from Rhinopithecus roxellana isolate Shanxi Qingling chromosome 7, ASM756505v1, whole genome shotgun sequence.
TTGCAATGACTTCGTTTTAAGTCAACGTCTCTTCATGCCGCACGTATTCCCCAATGTCTGCCTGATGAAATACCACAATCGCCATGGGGTCTACTTTTCTGCAGTCTTGTGTAGATTTTGCTGCCACCCCAAAACGCAAAGGGATGTCTGCCATggagtacaccaccacaccctggtaCTGAGAAGTATTTTCAGTGATTCGACCCAGACCACATTTCAACACATGGTTCCCACACAGGAAGGACTGTTCTGCACCAGGCTTTATCCACACTTTATACTTGGCATAAGGTGCAAGGTAATCCAGGGCTGTGACGTGCAACCAAAACTTGTGGGTTTTAGTGACTTTTCCAAAGCAGGACCCCAGCGACACCAGCTTGTCTCCAGAGATATTAGCGGCCAACTTCATAATCTTTTCACTCACATAGTACACCTGGTCGTTGTGCAGATGGAAACAGTAGATGCCATCGGGCTGGTCCACCAGCAGCTGAAGATTCTCCCCGATGTATCTGGCGATCTTCTCAAACATGACACGGGTCTCTTCTTCAGTCAAAGGCCGCATTTTCTCCCTGGGTTGGAACACCGGATCCTCCTATctcttaatataatataaatatataaatggaattatttaaaattgtccATTTATGTCTAGcttcttagcataatgttttcaaggttcattcatgttgatgtatcattattttattccttttttatttttcaagttatcAACACTTATTTACATACTTGATAAATTTGTtggaatttttaattgttttatgttCCAGGAGGAGTATATTTGCCTCATTTCAGGAACTATGTGTACATTCATTTGTTGAGGATTATTTGGTGTTTAAAATTTACCCCCCAAAATATACTGAATTGcacaaaaagaaaagttcttgatAACTTTCTGGTTTGCTCAAAGACTCTCAGGTCTTTACATTTCTAAGGCATTTTTATACGTAGCTTTTACCCTCACAGTGTTACTAAGAAAGCAGGTGCTGCCACCCCTATTTCAAACATAAAGAAACTGTGACCCAGGAAGAACAAGTAACATGCCCAGGTTGTCCATGTATCTCCATGCCTTATCTGGTATTAAGTCCAGGGGCCCTTATTCAGCATCATTTATACCTCTAGTCTAACAGAAGCTCTTGGAGGAGGGACACTTGGCATGATCATGTGCACATCCCCAGAACTAATTCAGAGTACTGCCATGGGGAGCCAATTCCCCCAGATCTCTGACACACTGGTTAGGCTTGCTGTGTCCCAGGCCATGTCTGtgattttattaaggatttttgcatcaaggttcatcagggatattggcctgaagttttcttttttagttgtatctctgccaggttttggtatcagcatgatactggcctcataaaatgagttggggaggagtccctccttttcaattgtttggaatagtttcagaagaaatggtaccagtgcctctttgtacctctggtagaattcagttgtaaatccatctggtccagggctttttttcgTTGGCAGGCTATTTaatgctgcctcaatttcagaacttgttattggtctaatcagggattcagtttcttcctggcttagacttgggagggtgtttgtgtccagggatttatccatttcttctaggttttctagtttatttgcacagaggtgttcataGCATTCTCcaatggttgtttgtatttctgtggggtcagcgGTGATATCCCCCTTACCATTTCTGAtggtgtctatttgattcttctctcttttcttctttattagtctagctagcagtctattttgttaattttttcaaaaaaacagctcctggttttgttgatttttgaagggttttttgtgtctctatctccttcaattctgctctgatgttggttatttcttgtcttctgctagctttggggttcttttaattcttttagttgtgatgttagcttgctgatttgagatctttctagctttttgatgtgggcatttaatgctatgaatatccctcttaacactgctttagctgtgtcccagggattctggcaCATtgcctctttgttctcattagtttcaaataacatcttgatttccaccttaatttcattatttactcaggagtcattcaggagcaggttgttcaatttccatgtggatgtgtgattttgagtgagtttcttaatcttgaggtCCAATTTGATTGtgctatggtctgagagactgttatgatttcagctcttgtgcatttgctgaggagtgttttacttacaattatgtgatcaattttataGTAAGTGCCACGTGGCATTGAAAGGAATGcatattctattgtttttgggTGGGGAGTTcagtagatatctatcaggtctgcTTAATCCAGAGCAGGCTTCAGGTCTTGTATATCTTtcttaattttccattttaatgatctaatattgacagtggagtgatAAAGTCTCCtagtattattgtgtgggagtcttagtctctttat
It includes:
- the LOC104665787 gene encoding 60S ribosome subunit biogenesis protein NIP7 homolog isoform X1, whose protein sequence is MRPLTEEETRVMFEKIARYIGENLQLLVDQPDGIYCFHLHNDQVYYVSEKIMKLAANISGDKLVSLGSCFGKVTKTHKFWLHVTALDYLAPYAKYKVWIKPGAEQSFLCGNHVLKCGLGRITENTSQYQGVVVYSMADIPLRFGVAAKSTQDCRKVDPMAIVVFHQADIGEYVRHEETLT
- the LOC104665787 gene encoding 60S ribosome subunit biogenesis protein NIP7 homolog isoform X2, yielding MRPLTEEETRVMFEKIARYIGENLQLLVDQPDGIYCFHLHNDQVYYVSEKIMKLAANISGDKLVSLGSCFGKVTKTHKFWLHVTALDYLAPYAKRFGVAAKSTQDCRKVDPMAIVVFHQADIGEYVRHEETLT